The DNA window AGAGTGGCATGTTCATAGAGAGTCCAATCACTGCATAAAGTATTAGCTACACACACTTCTTGCACTTGTTAGTTTATGTAATCCCAGCGTGAAAGATGATTGATGGGAATCAATATTAGCTAGCTAGTAAGAATTTATTAGAATCAGTTCATGGAAAGACACCAAAATCAATTGTGCACAAACAGAAGCAGAAACATGAAACCAGAAGTTTCAAAAACATCATAACTACGAGATTCACTTCCAAAAGGCTTATGTCCTAGAGAACCCACTCGCTGAGTGGGTGGGTGCAGCAGAGTGCTTTATGATAAGAAAGCACCTTTTAAACTCGCAAGAGTATGCTATTTCCCAtgacttttcaaattattatttggcTAAAACGGTGATCTATAACATTCACTAAGACACCCAAGCACAAAAAATTTTAACAGATAGTGCTGCACTTGTAGAGTTCATGCTGAAAGAGCAAAACAACAtgggattcaacccatttggaaTCACTATCTTAGGAGAAGAATAGCCATGAATAAAGGCCAGGCACACAGCTAGCCAGTAATCTATAAACTTATACATGTAGAATACAAGGAAATAGGAGGTAATTGGCACGCACAAACACAATCTTGGAACGCTCAGAGAGATTACTTAGAAACAGTGTTATGGGCACTTTCAGGCAACATAAATTCTCACTTAACTaattgaggggaaaaaaagaaatttaagaatataaaagggAACGAGTAAAATCCAGACCCTGGTAAGCCTCGTTTATCTCTTGAAATCTCGAAGTGGCACTATCCTCGTCTTTTTGCTTATCGGGATGCCATTTCTGCACAAGTTCCAAACCTTCCAATtacaaaccgaaaaaaaattccatccaAATCACAAAGCggtaacccaagaaaaaaaagaaaagagagaaatctAGGATAAGAACCAGTGCTAGGCGTATATAGTTCGATCGAATAGCATCATCCGTAGCATCATAATCAACTTCAAGTATTTTATAATAATCCTGCATACATTGCCAGTTACGAACCCtaatatgacaaaaaaataaaaatcaaagggaAATGCAACCACCTTGGGTCTAGAGAGAAGGGAAAGGAGATCGAAATTAAAGCAAGAATCCTGGTCtggctgttgttgttgttgttgttg is part of the Populus trichocarpa isolate Nisqually-1 chromosome 2, P.trichocarpa_v4.1, whole genome shotgun sequence genome and encodes:
- the LOC7461812 gene encoding uncharacterized protein LOC7461812 yields the protein MMMWDEWDDSQTQQQQQQQQQQQQQPDQDSCFNFDLLSLLSRPKDYYKILEVDYDATDDAIRSNYIRLALKWHPDKQKDEDSATSRFQEINEAYQVLSDPVRRREYDKKGMMHIYDYNISEYLNRYKGLILTCNGLGIRHSIL